Proteins found in one Pseudorasbora parva isolate DD20220531a chromosome 11, ASM2467924v1, whole genome shotgun sequence genomic segment:
- the lbx2 gene encoding transcription factor LBX2, with amino-acid sequence MTSSSKDMKAGSVLQSSGEERRRGPLDQLPPPANSNKPLTPFSIEDILNKPCVKKSVGSLCPPRVLEKVAGSSASRNGISAPSSPLCALEELASKTFKGLEVSVIQAAEGREHINSFGQRQASKKRRKSRTAFTNHQIYELEKRFLYQKYLSPADRDQIAQQLGLTNAQVITWFQNRRAKLKRDLEEMKADVESLKKIPPQALQKLVSMEDIEDPHGGSGPISPSLSPRAFPQSPSSSRGQTTDEFSEEDEEIEVDD; translated from the exons ATGACCTCCAGCTCTAAAGACATGAAGGCAGGCTCCGTTTTGCAGTCCAGCGGCGAGGAGAGGCGGCGGGGTCCATTGGACCAACTCCCACCTCCGGCCAACTCCAACAAGCCTCTCACCCCTTTCAGCATTGAGGATATCTTAAATAAACCGTGCGTCAAGAAGTCCGTCGGTAGTCTGTGCCCTCCGCGGGTGCTGGAGAAAGTGGCCGGCTCGAGTGCGTCTCGGAACGGAATCAGCGCTCCGTCCTCGCCGTTATGCGCTCTGGAGGAGTTGGCGAGCAAAACATTTAAGGGTCTGGAAGTCAGCGTAATACAAGCAGCagaag GTCGTGAACATATCAACTCCTTCGGCCAAAGACAGGCCTCCAAAAAACGACGGAAGTCCCGCACAGCCTTCACAAACCACCAGATCTACGAGCTGGAAAAGCGCTTTTTGTACCAGAAATACCTGTCACCGGCCGACAGAGACCAGATCGCACAGCAGCTGGGCCTGACCAACGCACAGGTCATCACCTGGTTCCAGAACCGACGGGCCAAGCTCAAGAGAGACCTGGAGGAGATGAAGGCGGACGTGGAGTCTCTCAAGAAAATCCCGCCGCAGGCATTGCAGAAACTGGTGTCCATGGAGGACATCGAAGACCCTCACGGCGGCTCGGGGCCCATTTCTCCCAGTCTCTCCCCGAGAGCCTTCCCACAGTCCCCGTCCTCGTCCAGAGGCCAAACCACGGACGAGTTCTCGGAGGAGGACGAGGAGATCGAGGTGGACGATTAA
- the pcgf1 gene encoding polycomb group RING finger protein 1 isoform X3: MERETVLRVCAGEEVKIKIKDLNEHIVCYLCAGYFIDATTITECLHTFCKSCIVKYLQTSKYCPMCNIKIHETQPLLNLKLDRVMQDIVYKLVPGLQESEDKRIKEFYQSRGLERIIQPSGEDSVPDNTGLPYTSFDHSKAHFYRYDEQVSLCLERQSSSFSGKDKHKLTLQQKFVRCSVRAEVRHLRKVLCHRLNVEKHQVQMLFNNESLPDHMTMKRLWLSHWFGKAQPLVLHYAIKDKRTR, from the exons ATGGAGCGCGAGACCGTGCTGCGTGTCTGCGCAGGC GAAGAAGTTAAAATAAAGATAAAGGACCTAAATGAACACATCGTGTGCTACCTCTGCGCTGGATACTTTATCGACGCTACCACCATAACAGAATGTCTCCATACGT TCTGCAAGAGTTGCATTGTGAAGTATCTCCAGACCAGCAAATATTGTCCGATGTGCAACATCAAAATCCACGAAACGCAGCCCCTGCTGAATCTAAAGCTGGACAGAGTCATGCAAGACATTGTCTACAAACTAGTCCCCGGTCTACAAGAGA GTGAAGACAAGCGAATTAAAGAATTCTATCAGTCACGGGGTCTTGAACGCATCATACAGCCATCTGGAGAAG ATTCAGTTCCAGATAACACAGGATTACCTTACACAAGCTTTGACCACTCCAAAGCTCACTTTTACAGATATGATGAGCAGGTCTCTCTATGTCTGGAAAGGCAAAG CTCGTCATTTTCTGGGAAGGACAAACATAAATTAACTTTACAG CAGAAATTTGTACGTTGTTCAGTCAGGGCTGAAGTACGGCATCTGAGGAAAGTGTTATGTCATCGACTTAACGTGGAGAAGCATCAG GTCCAGATGTTATTCAATAACGAATCTCTCCCAGATCACATGACCATGAAGCGTCTCTGGCTGTCTCACTGGTTTGGAAAG GCACAACCGCTGGTACTTCATTATGCTATAAAAGACAAACGGACGAGATAG
- the pcgf1 gene encoding polycomb group RING finger protein 1 isoform X2, with the protein MAMSVCGKTSRSPRLSATELTHSPVTRKYAEFPKMAEQGPMAIAMRLRNQLQNVYKLDPLRNEEEVKIKIKDLNEHIVCYLCAGYFIDATTITECLHTFCKSCIVKYLQTSKYCPMCNIKIHETQPLLNLKLDRVMQDIVYKLVPGLQESEDKRIKEFYQSRGLERIIQPSGEDSVPDNTGLPYTSFDHSKAHFYRYDEQVSLCLERQSSSFSGKDKHKLTLQKFVRCSVRAEVRHLRKVLCHRLNVEKHQVQMLFNNESLPDHMTMKRLWLSHWFGKAQPLVLHYAIKDKRTR; encoded by the exons ATGGCAATGAGCGTGTGTGGAAAAACCAGCAGGTCCCCCCGCCTCTCAGCGACCGAACTCACCCACTCTCCCGTTACCCGGAAGTATGCAGAATTCCCAAAGATGGCGGAACAAGGTCCGATGGCGATAGCTATGCGGCTAAGAAATCAGCTGCAGAACGTCTACAAGCTCGACCCTTTAAGGAACGAG GAAGAAGTTAAAATAAAGATAAAGGACCTAAATGAACACATCGTGTGCTACCTCTGCGCTGGATACTTTATCGACGCTACCACCATAACAGAATGTCTCCATACGT TCTGCAAGAGTTGCATTGTGAAGTATCTCCAGACCAGCAAATATTGTCCGATGTGCAACATCAAAATCCACGAAACGCAGCCCCTGCTGAATCTAAAGCTGGACAGAGTCATGCAAGACATTGTCTACAAACTAGTCCCCGGTCTACAAGAGA GTGAAGACAAGCGAATTAAAGAATTCTATCAGTCACGGGGTCTTGAACGCATCATACAGCCATCTGGAGAAG ATTCAGTTCCAGATAACACAGGATTACCTTACACAAGCTTTGACCACTCCAAAGCTCACTTTTACAGATATGATGAGCAGGTCTCTCTATGTCTGGAAAGGCAAAG CTCGTCATTTTCTGGGAAGGACAAACATAAATTAACTTTACAG AAATTTGTACGTTGTTCAGTCAGGGCTGAAGTACGGCATCTGAGGAAAGTGTTATGTCATCGACTTAACGTGGAGAAGCATCAG GTCCAGATGTTATTCAATAACGAATCTCTCCCAGATCACATGACCATGAAGCGTCTCTGGCTGTCTCACTGGTTTGGAAAG GCACAACCGCTGGTACTTCATTATGCTATAAAAGACAAACGGACGAGATAG
- the pcgf1 gene encoding polycomb group RING finger protein 1 isoform X1 produces MAMSVCGKTSRSPRLSATELTHSPVTRKYAEFPKMAEQGPMAIAMRLRNQLQNVYKLDPLRNEEEVKIKIKDLNEHIVCYLCAGYFIDATTITECLHTFCKSCIVKYLQTSKYCPMCNIKIHETQPLLNLKLDRVMQDIVYKLVPGLQESEDKRIKEFYQSRGLERIIQPSGEDSVPDNTGLPYTSFDHSKAHFYRYDEQVSLCLERQSSSFSGKDKHKLTLQQKFVRCSVRAEVRHLRKVLCHRLNVEKHQVQMLFNNESLPDHMTMKRLWLSHWFGKAQPLVLHYAIKDKRTR; encoded by the exons ATGGCAATGAGCGTGTGTGGAAAAACCAGCAGGTCCCCCCGCCTCTCAGCGACCGAACTCACCCACTCTCCCGTTACCCGGAAGTATGCAGAATTCCCAAAGATGGCGGAACAAGGTCCGATGGCGATAGCTATGCGGCTAAGAAATCAGCTGCAGAACGTCTACAAGCTCGACCCTTTAAGGAACGAG GAAGAAGTTAAAATAAAGATAAAGGACCTAAATGAACACATCGTGTGCTACCTCTGCGCTGGATACTTTATCGACGCTACCACCATAACAGAATGTCTCCATACGT TCTGCAAGAGTTGCATTGTGAAGTATCTCCAGACCAGCAAATATTGTCCGATGTGCAACATCAAAATCCACGAAACGCAGCCCCTGCTGAATCTAAAGCTGGACAGAGTCATGCAAGACATTGTCTACAAACTAGTCCCCGGTCTACAAGAGA GTGAAGACAAGCGAATTAAAGAATTCTATCAGTCACGGGGTCTTGAACGCATCATACAGCCATCTGGAGAAG ATTCAGTTCCAGATAACACAGGATTACCTTACACAAGCTTTGACCACTCCAAAGCTCACTTTTACAGATATGATGAGCAGGTCTCTCTATGTCTGGAAAGGCAAAG CTCGTCATTTTCTGGGAAGGACAAACATAAATTAACTTTACAG CAGAAATTTGTACGTTGTTCAGTCAGGGCTGAAGTACGGCATCTGAGGAAAGTGTTATGTCATCGACTTAACGTGGAGAAGCATCAG GTCCAGATGTTATTCAATAACGAATCTCTCCCAGATCACATGACCATGAAGCGTCTCTGGCTGTCTCACTGGTTTGGAAAG GCACAACCGCTGGTACTTCATTATGCTATAAAAGACAAACGGACGAGATAG